Proteins encoded in a region of the Scyliorhinus canicula chromosome 2, sScyCan1.1, whole genome shotgun sequence genome:
- the LOC119962182 gene encoding tubulin alpha-4A chain-like produces MRECVSVHVGQAGVQMGNACWELYCLEHSIQPDGQRSDTKSAGKADDSFDTFFCETRSGKHVPRAIFLDLESTVIDEVRTGAYRQLYHPEQLITGKEDAANNYARGHYTIGKELIDPVLDRIRKLADQCTGLQGFLVFHSFGGGTGSGFTSLLMERLSVDYGKKSKLEFSIYPAPRISTAVVEPYNSILTTHTTLEHTDCSFMVDNEAIYDICQKNLELERPGYVNLNRLIGQIVSSITASLRFDGALNVDLTEFQTNLVPYPRIHFPLATYAPVISAEKAYHEQLSVAEITNSCFEPSNQMVKCDPRRGKYMACCLLYRGDVVPKDINAAIATIKARRSIQFVDWCPTGFKVGINYQPPTVVPGGDLAKVQRAVCMLSNTTAIAEAWARLDHKFDLMYAKRAFVHWYVGEGMEEGEFSEAREDMAALEKDYEEVGADTISDDDGEDF; encoded by the exons ATG CGTGAGTGTGTCTCCGTCCACGTTGGCCAGGCTGGTGTCCAGATGGGCAATGCCTGCTGGGAACTATACTGCCTGGAACATAGCATCCAGCCTGATGGGCAGAGATCTGATACCAAAAGCGCTGGCAAGGCGGACGACTCCTTTGACACCTTCTTCTGTGAGACACGAAGTGGAAAACACGTGCCCAGGGCAATCTTTCTGGACCTGGAATCAACCGTGATTG ACGAGGTCCGTACTGGTGCCTATCGCCAGCTGTACCACCCCGAGCAACTCATCACCGGGAAGGAGGATGCGGCCAACAACTACGCCCGTGGGCACTACACCATCGGCAAGGAGCTGATCGACCCTGTTTTGGACAGAATTCGCAAGTTG GCTGACCAGTGTACGGGTCTTCAAGGTTTCCTGGTCTTCCACAGCTTTGGTGGAGGCACTGGCTCTGGGTTCACCTCCCTCCTGATGGAACGTCTCTCCGTCGACTACGGCAAGAAGTCCAAACTGGAGTTTTCAATCTACCCGGCTCCAAGGATCTCCACCGCTGTGGTCGAACCGTACAACTCCATCctgaccacccacaccaccctcgagCACACCGACTGTTCCTTCATGGTCGACAATGAAGCCATCTACGACATCTGCCAGAAGAATCTAGAATTAGAACGTCCGGGCTACGTCAACCTGAACAGGCTGATTGGCCAGATTGTGTCGTCAATCACAGCATCTCTCCGTTTTGATGGAGCACTGAACGTCGACCTGACAGAATTCCAAACTAACTTGGTGCCTTATCCTCGTATCCATTTCCCCCTGGCGACATACGCTCCAGTAATCTCGGCTGAGAAAGCTTACCATGAGCAACTGTCTGTGGCCGAGATCACCAACTCCTGCTTTGAACCAAGCAACCAGATGGTCAAGTGTGACCCTCGCCGTGGCAAGTACATGGCCTGTTGCCTACTCTATCGGGGTGACGTGGTGCCGAAAGATATCAATGCTGCTATTGCCACCATCAAGGCCAGGCGTTCCATCCAGTTTGTTGACTGGTGCCCAACTGGTTTCAAGGTTGGCATCAACTACCAGCCTCCCACTGTGGTGCCTGGAGGTGACCTGGCCAAGGTGCAGCGTGCTGTGTGTATGCTGAGCAACACTACGGCCATCGCTGAAGCCTGGGCTCGCCTTGATCACAAGTTTGACCTGATGTACGCCAAGCGCGCCTTTGTGCATTGGTatgtgggtgaggggatggaggaaggggagTTCTCAGAGGCCCGTGAAGACATGGCAGCTTTGGAGAAAGATTACGAAGAGGTTGGTGCCGATACTATATCTGATGATGATGGAGAGGATTTCTGA